Proteins encoded together in one Prunus dulcis chromosome 3, ALMONDv2, whole genome shotgun sequence window:
- the LOC117621248 gene encoding small subunit processome component 20 homolog isoform X3, translating to MSFLLRNAPFEQLKKGVKKIMFEVVQKSIPVRKYGVSALLYFVMRGASSRFHSKAEQVLHLLMDDLILGIGENFSQGSDTVVEVLISALQRLCDDLDSKELNIMFNCLYQEITDCMINGGVERLSCLLSLLVSTVQVKNGQRVSDYQQMLEIVGLLVRTFIMPSGITMAEEHSSDVVDKVLQLMLCILSGLHSYNDMSTISSCSLQWAPVFDLKNSSLLGFIRQLLQKDVCILDIFAVNILRAMNDLLETSQEDVIYLLLTFNEKLQMETQSLTFLDRTREGVPRIQGFMRGAISNWVGVLKGIVNGDSSSTLIHEADLALLWGVINCFPQIAESEEDFSLLMDLMDADDQILMIEADNIAGFPKHTWESLIGATLNSYYKLIRGKKSELDETSRFLHLGNRHKSCPQVLVAVADFLDSVYGPIMEGDTKSRTYHPELQADKAIDALDIFADNLCHSDRGIRASTLRILCHYETLNCNICTEDEPVAKKLRTEVSLTCHVDNQGFNVLPLLLSIESTPLSISTSRKVTLLISRIQMGLSTGRIAEAYLPLVLNGMIGIFHNRFSYLWNPTSECLAVLISQNTGLVWERLLHYFEQCLSRFQASFDQVEEVNSKLTNKSSDLVEGFNLCITSKSDSTPSAAVLSSLLQSLQRIPTIIESKSRQIIPLFLKFLGYNCKDFKSIGSFNPSVCKGKEWKGVLKEWLNLLKLMHNLKSFYQNQFLKEVLQNRLLDENDAEIQTKVLDCLLIWKDDFLLPYSQQLKNLVSFHNLREELTTWSLSRESNLIEEEHRPDLVPMVIRLLMPKVRKLKKHASQKLSRLNHRKAVLSFIAQVEVEKLPLFFVLLIKPLQIVSMGSDGAASWFWTLPNGSLAEFQALDFLKYFTLSNISALSWKKRSGFLHVIEDILGVFDASHVGPFLDFLMGCVVRILGSCSLSLDVAKGNGSSVENYPDVDLTLLGKDSAVENNVLISTTLRQLKDLRSLCLKIVSFVLNKYEDHEFSCEFWDLFFMSCKPLIDGFKQEGPSGQKPSSLFSCFLALSRSQKLVPLLYREQKLVPDILSILTVTSASKAIVSCVLKFVENLLNLDHELDDEDSAVKRVILPNLEALIDSLHSLFHSNNAAKRKLFKHPGDAETRIFKFLPKYIKSAVPARKFVDILLPVLANGTQNSDFCFEVVQVIRDIVPVLGSEITNKILNAVSPLLTSTDLDKRVFICDLLDAVARVDPSVHFVAKLVQDLNATSNTELGSLDYDNVVNAYEKISVDIFYTIREDHALVILSHCVYDMSSEELILRHSAYKSLRSFVEFAALILGQVVSNHCEMPDMPDKMLASDNCYWTRACIQRITSKFLLNHMGNALKRGTSIKKEWVDLLREMVLKLPEVANLGSLKALCDEDAEIDFFNNIVHLQKHRRARALSRFRNVINASYMPEGITKKVFVPLFFNMLLEEHEGKGEHVKNVCIEALASISSHMEWNSYYSLLMRCFNEMIKNPNKQKLLLRLICSILDQFHFSDANDSLDNVSNTGTTDSGTSILRRCSSSVSANEIQTCLQKVVLPKIHKLLSDSEKVNANINLAALRVLRLLPGDVMDSQLPSIVHRISNFLKNRLESIREEARSALAACLKELGLEYLHFIVKVLRSTLKRGYELHVLGYTLNFILSKFLVTPISGKLDYCLEDLLYIVQNDILGDVAEEKDVEKIASKMKETKKQKSFETLRLIAQSITFKSHALKLLSPVTAQFKKHLTPKTKTKLESMLTHIAAGIEYNPTVDQTDLFIFVYGLIEDGINEENGQGENLFITRVNGRRRNDSTRKAVSSGCVAGAKSVCSHLISVFALGIFQKRIKNLKLGNNDAQMLSMLDPFVLLLGKCLNSKYEDVVSASLRCLTPLVRLPLPAIESQADNIKAALFGIAESSVNTGSSLMQSCLRLLTVLLRGTKITLSSDQLHLLIQLPLFVDLEKNPSFVALSLLKAIVNRKLVVPEIYDLVTRVAELMVTSQVEPIRHKCSKILLQFLLDYRLSEKRLQQHLDFLLSNLRYEHSSGRKSVLDMLHTIIVKFPKGVIDEQSQTFFVHLVVCLSNDQDNEVRSLAGAAIKCLTGYISLHSFRSILEYSLSWYLGAKQQLWSAAAQVLGLLVEVMEKGFHKHINKILPVEVMEKEFHKHINRILPVTKCILESTINAVTDGQLDFSNETNIPLWKEAYYSLVMLEKMLHQFHGLCFDRDLEDIWDAICELLLHPHMWLRCISSRLVAFYFAAVTEACSKNHEKPFGTYYLIRPSRLFMIAVYLCCQMKTQLVDDTASNLITQNLVSTICGVHSLVGQTECADPTQFWSTLEEHEQGCFLKAFELLDARKGRIMFLSLTSGICDKNNESPSKNIRYLLVSSLLKKMGKIALQMEAIQMKIVFDSFGKISSEISQEDCLLHASEILLPLYKVCEGFSGRVIPENMKQLAQEISERVRNKLGVQNYVLVYNDIRKNLKAKRDKRKHEEKRMAVTDPMRNAKRKLRIAEKHRANKKRKMMTMKMGRWTHSKSK from the exons ATGTCATTCTTGCTGAGAAATGCACCTTTTGAGCAGCTTAAAAAAG GTGTCAAAAAGATCATGTTTGAAGTTGTGCAGAAATCAATACCTGTCAGAAAATATGGAGTCAGTGCTTTACTATATTTTGTCATGCGAGGGGCCTCATCAAGGTTCCATTCTAAAGCTGAGCAAGTGTTGCATTTATTGATGGACGACTTGATACTTGGTATTGGTGAAAACTTCAGCCAGG GTTCAGACACTGTTGTTGAAGTCTTAATTTCTGCATTACAAAGATTATGTGATGACTTGGACTCCAAGGAGTTGAACATAATGTTCAATTGCTTATATCAGGAAATAACTGACTGTATGATTAATGGAGGTGTTGAACGTTTAAGCTGCCTGTTGTCATTGCTTGTTTCTACTGTTCAAGTCAAGAATGGCCAAAGGGTTTCTG ATTACCAACAAATGCTTGaaattgtgggtttgcttgTGCGAACATTTATCATGCCTTCTGGCATTACAATGGCAGAGGAACATTCATCTGATGTTGTGGATAAGGTTTTGCAGTTAATGCTCTGTATTCTTAGTGGACTGCACAGTTACAATGATATGTCAACCATATCTAGTTGTTCATTGCAATGGGCTCCTGTATTTGATCTAAAGAACTCAAG CTTGTTAGGTTTTATTCGACAACTTTTACAAAAGGACGTTTGCATACTAGATATCTTCGCAGTTAACATTTTAAG GGCCATGAATGATTTATTAGAAACTTCACAGGAAGatgtaatttatttgttaCTCACCTTCAATGAAAAACTACAAATGGAAACCCAAAGCTTGACCTTCTTAGATAGAACACGTGAAGGAGTTCCAAGGATTCAAGGTTTTATGCGTGGGGCTATCAGCAATTGGGTTGGGGTTTTAAAGGGTATTGTAAATGGGGATTCATCATCCACTTTAATTCATGAAGCTGACTTGGCCCTGCTGTGGGGAGTCATTAACTGCTTTCCACAAATAGCAGAATCCGAAGAAGATTTTTCGCTGTTGATGGATTTGATGGATGCAGATGATCAAATTCTGATGATTGAAGCTG ACAATATTGCAGGTTTTCCTAAACACACTTGGGAGAGCCTAATTGGTGCTACCTTAAATTCCTATTACAAACTTATTCGTGGTAAAAAATCTGAGCTTGACGAAACAAGCAGATTTTTGCATCTTGGAAATAGACACAAATCATGTCCACAAGTGTTGGTTGCTGTTGCTGATTTTTTGGATTCCGTGTATGG GCCTATTATGGAAGGAGACACCAAGTCTAGAACTTATCATCCAGAACTACAAGCAGATAAAGCCATAGATGCTTTGGACATATTTGCTGATAATTTGTGCCACTCAGACAGAGGGATTCGTGCTTCAACTCTTAGAATATTGTGTCACTATGAAACTCTAAATTGCAATATTTGCACAGAGGATGAGCCAGTTGCGAAGAAACTGAGAACTGAAGTTTCTCTTACTTGTCATGTGGATAACCAAGGCTTTAAT GTTCTTCCACTCCTCCTCTCAATCGAGTCAACTCCGCTTTCAATTTCTACCAGTAGGAAAGTTACTCTATTGATTTCTAGAATACAGATGGGCCTCTCCACTGGAAGAATAGCTGAAGCTTATCTGCCCCTTGTTTTGAATGGGATGATTGGTATCTTCCATAACCGGTTTAGTTATCTTTGGAATCCTACATCAGAGTGCCTTGCAGTTCTGATTAGCCAAAATACTGGACTTGTATGGGAGAGATTACTTCATTATTTTGAACAATGCCTATCGAGATTTCAAGCGTCTTTTGATCAAGTTGAGGAAGTAAATTCTAAGTTGACCAACAAGTCAAGTG ATCTGGTTGAAGGCTTTAATTTGTGTATTACTTCCAAGTCTGATAGTACGCCTTCTGCAGCAGTATTATCTTCTTTGCTTCAATCTTTACAAAGAATTCCAACCATAATTGAATCCAAGTCTCGTCAGATTATACCTTTGTTTTTAAAGTTTCTGGGCTACAATTGCAAAGACTTTAAAAG CATCGGGTCTTTCAATCCGAGTGTTTGTAAAGGCAAAGAGTGGAAAGGTGTCCTCAAAGAATGGTTAAACCTGCTGAAACTGATGCACAACCTTAAGTCCTTCTATCAGAATCAGTTTCTTAAAGAGGTCTTACAAAATAG GCTTTTGGATGAAAATGATGCTGAAATACAGACAAAGGTTCTTGATTGCCTGTTAATCTGGAAAGATGATTTCCTGCTCCCATATAGTCAACAATTGAAAAACCTAGTCAGCTTCCATAATTTGAGAGAAGAATTAACAACATGGAGTTTATCCAGAGAGTCTAATCTAATTGAAGAAGAACACAGACCTGACCTTGTGCCTATGGTTATCCGTCTTCTGATGCCCAAAGTTCGCAAATTGAAGAAACATGCTTCTCAGAAG CTTTCAAGATTAAATCATCGGAAGGCAGTTCTTAGTTTCATAGCTcaagttgaagttgaaaagcttcctcttttctttgtgTTGTTAATAAAGCCCTTGCAAATTGTTTCAATGGGAAGTGACGGTGCTGCAAGCTGGTTTTGGACCTTGCCAAACGGTTCTTTGGCTGAATTTCAAGCATTGGATTTCTTAAAATATTTCACTTTGAGCAATATATCAGCCCTATCTTGGAAGAAAAGATCTGGTTTTCTTCATGTGATTGAAGATATCCTTGGAGTTTTTGATGCGTCTCATGTTGGCCCCTTTCTTGATTTTCTAATGGGGTGTGTCGTTCGAATATTAGGAAGCTGCAGTTTAAGTCTTGATGTGGCAAAAGGCAATGGATCTTCGGTTGAAAATTATCCAGATGTGGACCTTACTTTGCTTGGAAAAGACAGTGCAGTGGAAAATAATGTTTTG ATCTCCACAACTTTGAGGCAGTTAAAGGATTTGAGGTCTTTATGTCTGAAAATTGTATCCTTTGTTCTCAATAAGTATGAAGATCATGAATTTAGTTGTGAGTTCTGGGACTTATTCTTCATGTCATGCAAGCCTTTAATTGATGGTTTCAAGCAGGAAGGACCCAGCGGCCAGAAACCTAGTTCACTATTCTCTTGTTTTCTTGCTCTGTCTAGAAGCCAAAAACTTGTACCACTACTGTATAGGGAACAAAAACTTGTTCCTGATATACTCTCAATTCTAACCGTCACGTCAGCATCTAAAGCTATTGTATCTTGCGTTCTTAAGTTTGTTGAGAACCTTTTGAATCTTGATCACGAGTtggatgatgaagatagtgctGTAAAAAGAGTTATACTCCCGAACCTTGAAGCACTTATTGATAGCCTGCATAGTCTTTTTCACAGTAATAATGCTGCCAAGAG GAAATTGTTTAAACACCCAGGAGACGCAGAAAcaagaattttcaaatttttaccgAAGTATATAAAAAGTGCAGTGCCAGCCAGGAAATTTGTGGATATATTGCTTCCAGTTTTAGCAAATGGAACTCAAAATTCAG atttttgttttgaagtgGTGCAAGTAATTCGTGATATTGTTCCAGTATTGGGGAGTGAgattacaaataaaattctgAATGCAGTATCTCCCCTACTTACTTCTACTGATCTAGATAAGCGTGTTTTTATCTGTGATCTTCTGGATGCTGTTGCTAGAGTAGACCCTTCTGTTCACTTTGTG GCAAAACTTGTCCAGGACTTGAATGCAACCTCTAATACAGAATTGGGTAGCCTGGATTATGACAATGTTGTCAATGCTTATGAAAAGATCAGTGTTGATATATTCTATACAATTCGAGAGGATCATGCATTGGTCATTTTGTCTCATTGTGTCTATGACATGTCATCTGAAGAATTAATCTTGAGGCACAGTGCTTACAAGTCATTGCGTTCATTTGTTGAATTTGCTGCCCTAATACTTGGCCAAGTGGTGAGCAACCACTGTGAAATGCCTGATATGCCTGACAAGATGTTGGCCTCTGATAATTGTTATTGGACAAGAGCATGCATTCAGAGAATAACAAGCAAGTTTCTTTTGAACCATATGGGTAATGCTTTGAAGAGAGGAACTTCTATTAAAAAG gaatggGTTGATTTACTAAGAGAAATGGTGTTAAAACTCCCAGAAGTGGCAAATCTGGGTTCATTGAAGGCTCTTTGTGATGAAGATGctgaaattgattttttcaacaataTCGTTCACTTACAG AAACATAGGAGAGCAAGGGCTTTGTCACGCTTTAGGAATGTTATCAACGCCAGCTATATGCCAGAG GGCATCACAAAGAAAGTGTTTGTACCCCtctttttcaatatgttgCTGGAGGAGCATGAAGGAAAAGGAGAACATGTAAAAAATGTCTGCATAGAGGCCCTTGCTTCAATTTCCAGTCACATGGAATGGAATTCATACTACTCATTATTGATGAGATGCTTTAATGAGATGATCAAGAATCCTAATAAACAAAAGCTCCTTCTGAGGCTCATCTGTTCTATCTTGGACCAGTTTCACTTTTCAGATGCCAACGACTCTTTGGATAATGTTTCCAACACAGGGACCACTGATTCTGGCACGTCAATCTTGCGTAGATGTAGTAGTTCTGTTTCGGCAAATGAAATACAGACATGCCTTCAAAAAGTTGTGCTTCCTAAGATACATAAGTTACTGAGTGATTCTGAGAAGGTCAATGCTAACATCAATCTTGCTGCACTGAGAGTATTAAGGTTGCTACCGGGAGATGTAATGGACTCACAGCTTCCTAGCATTGTTCAtcgaatttcaaattttttgaagaatCGATTAGAAAGCATCCGTGAAGAAGCTAGGTCCGCTTTGGCCGCTTGTTTGAAGGAGCTGGGGCTGGAATACTTACATTTTATAGTCAAGGTTTTGCGAAGTACATTGAAACGGGGATATGAGTTACATGTGTTGGGATACACACTGAACTTTATTTTGTCAAAGTTTCTTGTGACTCCAATTAGTGGGAAATTGGACTACTGTTTGGAAGATCTCCTTTATATTGTACAGAATGACATTCTTGGAGACGTTGCTGAGGAAAAAGATGTTGAAAAGATTGCTTCCAAGATGAAAGAAACTAAGAAGCAGAAGTCTTTTGAAACCCTGAGATTGATTGCTCAAAGCATAACATTCAAAAGCCACGCCTTGAAACTTCTATCCCCTGTTACTGCTCAATTCAAGAAACATTTGACACCAAAAACCAAGACAAAATTGGAAAGTATGTTAACTCACATAGCGGCTGGTATTGAATACAATCCAACTGTTGATCAGACTGAcctatttatatttgtatatgGTCTGATTGAAGATGgaataaatgaagaaaatggcCAGGGTGAGAATTTGTTTATTACACGGGTAAATGGACGCCGTCGAAATGATTCGACTAGAAAAGCTGTTTCGTCAGGCTGTGTTGCAGGTGCTAAATCAGTATGTTCACATCTTATTTCAGTGTTTGCTCTTGGGATATTTCAGAAGCGTAtaaagaatttgaaattggGAAATAACGATGCACAAATGTTGTCAATGTTAGATCCGTTCGTCTTACTGTTAGGGAAGTGCTTGAACTCCAAGTATGAAGATGTCGTATCTGCATCACTTAGATGCCTCACCCCACTTGTCAGGTTGCCTTTGCCTGCCATCGAATCTCAGGCAGATAATATTAAGGCCGCACTGTTTGGTATTGCTGAAAGTTCAGTTAATACTGGCAGCTCTCTAATGCAGTCATGTCTGAGGCTGTTGACTGTACTTTTGCGCGGCACCAAAATCACTCTGTCATCTGATCAGCTACATCTGTTGATTCAGCTTCCACTATTTGTTGATCTTGAGAAGAATCCCTCCTTTGTTGCTCTTTCACTTCTAAAGGCAATTGTTAACCGCAAGCTAGTTGTTCCCGAGATATATGATCTTGTAACTAGAGTTGCAGAATTGATGGTAACAAGCCAAGTAGAACCAATTCGTCACAAATGTAGCAAGATTTTATTGCAATTCTTACTTGATTATCGTCTCTCTGAAAAACGCTTGCAACAGCATTTAGATTTTCTGCTGTCAAATCTGAG GTATGAGCATTCGAGTGGAAGAAAATCCGTGCTTGACATGCTCCACACAATTATTGTTAAATTTCCAAAAGGCGTTATAGATGAGCAATCCCAGACTTTTTTTGTCCATTTGGTGGTTTGCTTGTCTAATGATCAAGATAATGAAGTTCGTTCCTTGGCTGGTGCAGCTATAAAATGTCTCACCGGCTATATAAGCCTACATTCATTTCGTTCCATTCTTGAGTACAGCCTATCTTGGTATTTGGGTGCAAAGCAACAACTGTGGAGTGCTGCAGCACag GTTTTGGGATTACTGGTTGAAGTCATGGAGAAAGGATTTCACAAGCATATCAACAAAATATTGCCAGTTGAAGTCATGGAGAAAGAATTTCATAAGCATATCAACAGAATATTACCAGTGACTAAATGTATCTTAGAGTCTACCATCAATGCAGTCACTGATGGGCAACTAGATTTTTCTAATGAAACTAACATTCCTTTATGGAAGGAGGCATATTATTCGTTAGTGATGCTGGAGAAAATGCTGCATCAGTTCCATGGTCTATGCTTTGATAGGGATCTTGAG GATATATGGGATGCAATTTGTGAATTACTGCTGCATCCACACATGTGGTTACGTTGCATTTCCAGTCGCCTCGTAGCTTTCTACTTTGCTGCTGTCACAGAGGCATGCTctaaaaatcatgaaaaacCATTTGGGACTTACTATCTTATTAGACCAAGTAGACTTTTCATGATAGCTGTTTATCTCTGCTGCCAAATGAAGACACAGCTTGTTGATGATACTGCCAGTAATCTGATTACACAAAATCTTGTGTCCACTATTTGTGGGGTGCATTCGTTGGTGGGACAAACAGAGTGTGCAGATCCCACCCAGTTCTGGTCCACCCTTGAAGAGCATGAGCAGGGCTGTTTTCTTAAAGCTTTTGAGTTGCTCGATGCTAGAAAAGGAAGGATCATGTTTTTATCTCTTACCTCTGGAATATGcgacaaaaataatgaaagCCCCTCTAAGAATATTCGGTACTTGCTTGTCTCCAGCCTGCTcaaaaaaatgggaaaaattgCCCTTCAAATGGAGGCTATTCAG ATGAAAATTGTCTTTGATAGTTTTGGAAAAATTTCATCCGAAATAAGTCAGGAAGACTGCCTGCTTCATGCCTCTGAAATCTTGTTGCCCTTGTATAAAGTTTGCGAAGGATTTTCTGGGAGAGTGATTCCTG AAAATATGAAGCAATTAGCGCAAGAAATTTCTGAACGTGTACGAAATAAACTAGGCGTACAAAATTATGTACTGGTTTACAATGACATCCGGAAGAATCTCAAGGCAAAGAGGGATAAGAGgaaacatgaagaaaagcGCATGGCTGTTACCGATCCTATGCGAAATGCAAAGAGAAAATTGAGGATTGCGGAGAAGCATCGTGCCaacaagaaaaggaagatgatgaCAATGAAAATGGGGAGATGGACGCATTCCAAGTCAAAGTAG